The following are encoded in a window of Candidatus Aminicenantes bacterium genomic DNA:
- the purD gene encoding phosphoribosylamine--glycine ligase: MNVMVVGSGGREHALVWKLSQSRKVSKIFAVPGNAGTAQLAVNVALDPTNAIEIADFAQAEDVKLTVVGPELPLALGIVDEFKRRNLNVFGPTQKAAYIETSKAFAKEFMAKHNIPTANFSIFNNIHEAADHIQSATFPTVVKTDGLAGGKGVFICRNVEDGLAAIQSIMQEKKFGRAGEQVIIEDFLPGQEMSFMVISDGKRVIPLATSMDYKKAGEADTGPNTGGMGAISPAPDIDRELLDSILRTIIMPTIEGLRFEGREFRGVLYAGLMITITGPVVLEFNVRFGDPETQAVLLRMKSDLVDLLTASAEGSLFDVHIDWEEEVSACVVLTSRGYPGGYEKDKPISGLERAKSMGVEIFHAGTRFEDETVYSAGGRVLNVCARAVTLKDTMKKIYDAIPFITYDNISFRSDIGRKQS, encoded by the coding sequence ATGAACGTGATGGTGGTTGGTTCCGGGGGCCGTGAACACGCCCTGGTTTGGAAGTTGTCGCAGTCCCGCAAGGTATCCAAGATTTTCGCGGTTCCCGGTAATGCCGGCACCGCGCAACTGGCTGTCAATGTGGCCCTGGACCCGACCAACGCCATCGAGATCGCCGATTTCGCCCAGGCCGAAGATGTTAAATTGACGGTGGTGGGACCGGAACTGCCCCTGGCCCTGGGGATTGTGGATGAATTCAAGCGCCGCAACCTGAATGTTTTCGGACCCACTCAGAAAGCCGCCTATATTGAAACGTCCAAGGCCTTCGCCAAGGAATTCATGGCCAAGCACAACATTCCCACAGCGAATTTTTCTATTTTTAACAATATCCACGAGGCCGCCGACCACATCCAGTCCGCGACATTCCCCACGGTGGTCAAAACCGACGGCTTGGCCGGAGGCAAAGGCGTGTTTATCTGTCGCAACGTGGAAGACGGCCTGGCCGCTATCCAGTCCATCATGCAGGAAAAAAAATTCGGTCGCGCCGGTGAACAGGTTATCATCGAGGATTTTCTGCCCGGACAGGAAATGTCTTTTATGGTGATTTCCGACGGCAAACGCGTGATTCCCCTGGCCACATCCATGGACTACAAAAAAGCCGGAGAGGCAGACACCGGTCCCAACACCGGAGGCATGGGCGCCATCAGCCCGGCGCCGGACATAGACAGAGAACTGCTGGACTCGATTCTGCGCACGATCATCATGCCCACAATCGAGGGTCTGCGGTTTGAAGGCCGTGAATTCCGCGGCGTCCTGTACGCCGGTCTGATGATCACCATAACCGGACCCGTGGTGTTGGAATTCAACGTGCGTTTCGGCGACCCGGAAACCCAGGCCGTGCTGCTGCGCATGAAGAGCGACCTGGTCGACCTGCTGACCGCCTCGGCGGAAGGCAGCCTGTTTGATGTCCACATCGACTGGGAGGAAGAAGTGTCCGCCTGCGTGGTACTGACTTCAAGGGGCTACCCTGGGGGATACGAGAAAGACAAACCGATCTCCGGTCTGGAACGGGCAAAATCGATGGGTGTGGAGATTTTCCATGCCGGAACGCGCTTCGAGGACGAGACCGTCTATTCCGCGGGAGGCAGGGTTCTCAACGTGTGCGCCCGGGCCGTTACCCTGAAAGACACCATGAAAAAAATCTACGACGCCATACCCTTCATTACCTACGACAACATCTCTTTCCGCAGCGACATCGGGAGAAAACAATCATGA
- a CDS encoding sodium:proton antiporter, whose product MMFALYVIFHGHYSPGGGFQGGTLIAAAIILIRLSEGSNTAQLQFSRSWTTPLGSLGVLIYFGTGLTAVFMGGRFLDYAALRLAHHASMSRSYGILLVEIGVGLAVTAILVSIYDHLLEGDADA is encoded by the coding sequence ATGATGTTCGCCCTGTACGTGATTTTTCACGGACACTACAGTCCGGGGGGCGGTTTCCAGGGAGGCACCCTGATTGCCGCGGCCATTATCCTGATTCGCCTGTCCGAGGGCAGCAATACCGCGCAACTGCAGTTCTCCCGCTCCTGGACCACTCCGTTGGGGTCCCTGGGGGTACTGATCTACTTCGGTACCGGACTGACTGCCGTATTCATGGGCGGCCGTTTCCTGGATTACGCCGCCCTCCGCCTGGCCCATCACGCATCCATGAGCCGTTCCTACGGCATCCTGCTGGTGGAAATCGGCGTGGGGTTGGCGGTTACAGCCATCCTGGTTTCCATCTATGACCACCTGCTGGAGGGCGACGCGGATGCTTGA
- the rsmA gene encoding ribosomal RNA small subunit methyltransferase A — protein sequence MEKSARLGQHFLINPGIGDRIVALVPPGREPLLEIGPGRGVLTRRLLERFPGRALTVVEKDPRLAAALQKELGDRAHVVASDILACRAADLAGREKIFLVGNIPYLISTPLLEWVLFQHESWSGGVMMTQDEFARRLMQASGPLPAALRAFFSLTPVMRVSPGSFNPPPKVFSRVFALAPRQPGIEPAAFHGFLKQCFFHPRRTLRNNLREHFPQSILDTMLEQLGIPSNTRAEAIPDPILLALFTRLSSPGNKQQTRNNE from the coding sequence ATGGAAAAATCCGCTCGCCTGGGTCAGCACTTCCTGATCAACCCCGGCATCGGGGACCGCATCGTCGCACTGGTTCCACCCGGGAGGGAACCCCTCCTGGAAATCGGGCCGGGCCGCGGTGTTCTGACCCGCCGCCTGCTGGAGCGCTTCCCCGGCCGGGCGCTGACCGTGGTGGAAAAAGATCCCCGCCTGGCGGCGGCATTGCAGAAAGAGCTGGGGGACCGGGCCCACGTGGTCGCGTCCGACATTCTTGCCTGCCGGGCCGCGGACCTGGCGGGCCGGGAAAAAATCTTTCTGGTGGGAAACATCCCTTACCTGATCTCCACGCCTTTGCTGGAATGGGTGTTGTTTCAGCACGAGTCCTGGAGCGGCGGGGTGATGATGACCCAGGACGAGTTCGCCCGTCGCCTTATGCAAGCATCAGGCCCCCTGCCCGCGGCCCTGCGCGCTTTTTTCAGCCTTACCCCGGTCATGCGCGTCAGCCCGGGATCTTTCAACCCCCCACCCAAAGTGTTTTCACGGGTCTTCGCCCTGGCGCCGCGGCAACCGGGTATCGAACCCGCAGCGTTCCACGGCTTCCTGAAACAATGCTTTTTCCACCCACGTCGCACCCTGCGCAATAACTTGCGGGAACATTTTCCCCAGTCCATCCTTGACACCATGCTGGAACAGCTGGGCATTCCCTCCAACACCCGCGCCGAAGCCATACCGGACCCAATCCTGCTCGCCCTCTTTACCCGCCTTAGCTCCCCTGGCAACAAACAACAAACCCGGAATAACGAATAA
- a CDS encoding NADH-quinone oxidoreductase subunit J produces the protein MLDFFIGHYAYWFVFILMALGLYGMTVKNNLVKKLIGMTIFQVSIILFFVASANKWGATVPVLNTAKGPIDPTQYINPLPHTLMLTAIVVGVATLGVALALVITIFKRYRTLDENRLLEEMRKNDDIE, from the coding sequence ATGCTTGATTTCTTTATCGGCCATTACGCCTACTGGTTCGTGTTCATCCTAATGGCCCTCGGCCTCTACGGCATGACCGTCAAGAACAATCTGGTCAAGAAGCTGATCGGCATGACCATCTTCCAGGTTTCCATTATCCTTTTTTTCGTGGCCTCGGCCAATAAGTGGGGCGCCACCGTCCCGGTTCTGAATACCGCGAAAGGTCCCATTGATCCCACACAGTATATCAACCCCCTGCCCCATACGCTGATGCTTACCGCCATCGTTGTCGGAGTAGCCACCCTGGGTGTCGCCCTGGCACTGGTGATCACCATTTTCAAACGTTATCGCACACTGGATGAAAACCGGCTCCTGGAAGA
- a CDS encoding DUF4040 domain-containing protein, translated as MYWQLEIVLFLFLIVTAASALWVRNLVTAVIVLSVFSFFSALLYVAMGAVDVGFTEAVVGAGISGVLMLVTLFRTWRRSSD; from the coding sequence ATGTACTGGCAACTGGAGATCGTGCTGTTTCTGTTCCTCATTGTCACCGCCGCCAGCGCCTTGTGGGTACGCAACCTGGTCACCGCCGTAATCGTGCTGAGCGTGTTCAGCTTTTTTTCCGCCCTGCTTTACGTGGCCATGGGCGCCGTGGATGTGGGCTTTACCGAGGCAGTTGTGGGCGCCGGCATTTCCGGAGTACTCATGCTGGTGACCCTTTTCAGAACCTGGCGAAGGAGCAGCGATTGA
- a CDS encoding formate--tetrahydrofolate ligase: protein MKTDIEIARSVELEPIESLRERLGILENEFSPCGRFKGKVDLSMLERLRSRPDAKLIVVTAVTPTRYGEGKTTTSIGLTMGLNRLGHSSIVTLREPSLGPVFGVKGGAAGGGYSQVLPMEDINLHFTGDIHAITTANNLLSAMIGNHMHFSNDLRLDTRRILWNRAMDMNDRSLRHIVVGLGGHKHGYPREDEVNITAASEVMAVLALSENVFDLKERLRRILVGFARDGGPVFVRDFKICGAMAAILRDAIKPNLVQTMERTAALIHCGPFANISFGTNSVLANRMALKMADYVVTECGFGSDLGFEKFVNLVSRTAGYSIHAVVVVATVRALRHQGGDKDVASLRTGLANLGHHIANVRAFGLAPVVAVNAFPDDTPEELETILSYAREQGAGAAVSTAHAEGGAGAEEMAAAVVEAASSADGSYNFIYDLEDSVEDKIEAITRRIYGGAGVIFEREAKNRLKEIRTLGMDKLPVCIAKTPLSLSDNKRKRNVPEGWRLNVRDINIAAGGGYLIPVAGDIMLMPGLPEHPAAEEIDIDETGKEISGLF from the coding sequence ATGAAGACGGATATTGAGATCGCAAGATCGGTGGAGCTGGAACCCATTGAATCCTTGCGGGAACGATTGGGCATCCTGGAGAATGAATTCTCTCCCTGCGGACGATTCAAGGGCAAGGTTGACCTGTCGATGCTGGAGCGGCTCAGGAGCCGTCCCGATGCCAAACTCATCGTGGTGACCGCGGTCACTCCCACCCGCTACGGGGAGGGCAAGACCACCACCTCCATCGGCCTCACCATGGGCTTGAACCGGCTGGGGCATTCTTCGATCGTCACCTTGAGGGAGCCTTCACTGGGTCCCGTTTTCGGGGTCAAGGGCGGAGCCGCCGGCGGCGGGTACTCCCAGGTGTTGCCCATGGAGGACATCAACCTGCATTTTACCGGTGACATCCACGCCATCACCACGGCCAACAACCTCTTGTCCGCCATGATCGGCAACCACATGCATTTTTCCAACGACCTGCGCCTCGACACCCGGCGCATCCTGTGGAACCGGGCCATGGATATGAACGACCGCAGCCTGCGTCACATCGTGGTGGGGCTGGGCGGGCACAAGCACGGCTATCCGCGCGAGGACGAGGTGAACATCACCGCCGCTTCCGAGGTCATGGCCGTGTTGGCCCTGTCGGAAAATGTCTTTGACCTCAAGGAACGCCTGAGGCGCATCCTGGTGGGTTTTGCGCGGGACGGTGGCCCCGTGTTCGTGCGCGACTTCAAGATCTGCGGTGCCATGGCCGCTATTCTCAGGGACGCCATCAAACCCAACCTGGTCCAGACCATGGAACGCACCGCCGCCTTGATTCATTGCGGCCCCTTCGCCAATATCTCTTTCGGCACCAACTCGGTCCTGGCCAATCGCATGGCGTTGAAAATGGCCGATTACGTGGTGACCGAATGCGGGTTCGGCTCCGACCTGGGGTTTGAGAAATTCGTGAACCTGGTGAGCCGAACCGCGGGTTACTCCATCCACGCTGTGGTGGTGGTGGCCACGGTGCGCGCCCTGCGCCACCAGGGCGGGGACAAGGACGTGGCGTCCCTGCGCACGGGCCTGGCCAACCTGGGCCACCATATTGCCAATGTCAGGGCCTTCGGCCTGGCGCCGGTGGTGGCGGTCAATGCCTTTCCTGATGATACACCCGAGGAGTTGGAAACAATTCTTTCTTACGCCCGTGAACAGGGCGCGGGCGCCGCGGTCTCTACCGCCCATGCCGAAGGCGGAGCCGGGGCGGAAGAGATGGCGGCCGCGGTGGTTGAAGCCGCCTCCAGCGCCGACGGTTCCTACAACTTCATTTATGATCTAGAGGATTCCGTGGAAGACAAGATCGAGGCTATCACCCGGCGGATTTACGGCGGCGCCGGCGTGATCTTTGAACGCGAGGCCAAGAATCGATTGAAAGAGATTCGCACTCTGGGTATGGACAAATTGCCGGTGTGCATCGCCAAGACCCCACTGTCGTTGTCGGACAACAAGCGCAAGCGCAATGTGCCCGAGGGCTGGCGCCTCAACGTGCGGGATATCAATATCGCGGCGGGCGGGGGTTATCTGATCCCAGTGGCCGGAGATATCATGCTCATGCCCGGACTTCCGGAACATCCCGCCGCCGAAGAGATCGATATCGACGAGACGGGCAAAGAGATCTCCGGGCTGTTTTAG
- the purE gene encoding 5-(carboxyamino)imidazole ribonucleotide mutase gives MKEVDIAIIMGSDSDLPQMEDGIRLLRDFGVPFIVEVSSAHRTPERTIQLIRDFEKVDGKVIIAAAGGAAHLPGVISAHTRLPVLGVPIPSALNGLDSLLAMVQMPGGIPTAVFGIGKSGAVNAALFALQILALARPELGEKLDTFREEQRLGVETKNRRLQKKVEDLRES, from the coding sequence ATGAAAGAAGTTGACATCGCCATTATCATGGGCAGTGACTCCGACCTGCCTCAGATGGAAGATGGAATCCGCCTGTTGCGGGATTTCGGTGTGCCGTTTATCGTGGAAGTCAGTTCCGCCCACCGCACCCCGGAACGCACCATCCAATTGATCCGGGATTTCGAGAAAGTGGACGGAAAAGTCATCATCGCGGCCGCCGGAGGCGCCGCGCATCTTCCCGGAGTCATCTCCGCCCACACCCGGCTGCCCGTCCTGGGGGTTCCCATTCCATCCGCCTTGAACGGCCTGGATTCCCTGTTGGCCATGGTACAGATGCCGGGAGGGATCCCCACCGCCGTTTTCGGAATCGGCAAATCCGGCGCCGTCAACGCCGCACTTTTCGCCCTGCAGATCCTGGCCCTGGCACGCCCGGAACTCGGCGAGAAACTGGACACTTTCCGTGAAGAACAGCGCCTCGGAGTGGAAACCAAGAACCGCCGTCTGCAGAAAAAAGTAGAGGATCTGCGGGAATCGTGA
- a CDS encoding monovalent cation/H(+) antiporter subunit G, translating into MGISSIIAIFLISLGTFFMAVGSVGLIRLPDFYCRAHAQGKVDTLALILIILGLMVYEGFTLNSVKLLLIVAFVVLTNPTGTNALTNAAYRFGLRPWFKRDQRKHKKPAGRG; encoded by the coding sequence ATGGGAATTAGCAGCATAATCGCCATTTTCCTGATCAGCCTGGGCACGTTTTTCATGGCCGTGGGCAGCGTCGGCTTGATCCGCTTGCCCGATTTTTACTGCCGCGCCCACGCCCAGGGCAAGGTAGACACCCTGGCCCTGATCCTCATCATCCTGGGGCTGATGGTATATGAAGGCTTCACCCTCAACAGTGTAAAGTTACTCTTAATCGTGGCGTTCGTGGTTCTGACCAACCCCACCGGAACCAACGCCCTGACCAACGCGGCTTACCGTTTCGGCCTGCGTCCCTGGTTCAAGCGTGATCAGCGAAAACACAAAAAGCCGGCCGGGAGAGGGTAA
- a CDS encoding cation transporter, which produces MKRVFAAHTVLQFIFLMSFWLLLSGHYDLFHISMGVVSALLVTTLNLKLRRFHFYREEIRQVEARIKRQMPVSLRPLRFLYYIAWLFWQIVVASLQVAYAVLSPRMPIDPSMVVFKTRLPNASARVILGNSITLTPGTITVQLRDDEFVVHALMDVSASGILDGSLPGQVARLYEKTPGQVVGSIAIIRSKGDM; this is translated from the coding sequence TTGAAACGTGTTTTCGCGGCACACACAGTCCTGCAGTTTATCTTCCTGATGAGCTTCTGGCTGCTGCTCAGCGGCCATTACGACCTCTTTCACATATCCATGGGCGTAGTGTCCGCTCTGCTGGTGACCACATTGAATCTCAAGTTGCGGCGTTTTCACTTCTATCGCGAAGAGATCAGGCAGGTGGAAGCCCGCATCAAACGGCAAATGCCTGTCAGCCTGCGGCCGCTGCGTTTCCTCTATTACATTGCCTGGCTCTTCTGGCAGATCGTGGTGGCCAGCCTGCAGGTGGCCTACGCGGTCCTGAGTCCGCGCATGCCCATCGACCCCTCAATGGTGGTCTTTAAGACCCGTCTGCCCAACGCCAGCGCGCGCGTGATTCTGGGCAACTCCATCACATTGACACCGGGTACCATTACCGTGCAACTTCGGGACGATGAATTCGTGGTTCACGCCCTCATGGATGTTTCCGCCTCGGGGATCCTGGACGGGTCCCTGCCCGGCCAGGTGGCGCGCCTTTATGAAAAAACCCCGGGCCAGGTGGTGGGGAGCATCGCGATCATCCGTTCCAAAGGGGATATGTAA
- a CDS encoding pH regulation protein F, translating into MHQYFVYFAVLLAIIIYVPFYRVVTGPTLYDRMLCAGSIATNSMVIILLVGFMFNRIDMFVDIAMAYAGLNFIGTIAFAKYLGSTLKSKQNHGN; encoded by the coding sequence ATGCATCAGTACTTTGTCTACTTCGCCGTACTGCTCGCCATCATCATCTATGTGCCTTTCTACCGAGTGGTGACCGGACCCACTCTTTACGACCGCATGCTGTGCGCCGGATCCATCGCCACCAACTCCATGGTCATCATCCTGCTGGTGGGCTTCATGTTCAACCGCATCGACATGTTTGTGGACATCGCCATGGCATACGCCGGCCTGAACTTTATCGGCACCATCGCGTTCGCGAAATACCTGGGGTCCACATTGAAATCCAAGCAAAACCATGGGAATTAG
- a CDS encoding MiaB/RimO family radical SAM methylthiotransferase, producing MVKFCVECFGCRANQAEVQEWILDLEKAGYAYTHHQAEADFGILNTCSVTAKAERDVFRAVNRAFRRTHIPWIIAGCSATHEGDNLKRLFPGYIFLDNKEKADMAAEVRRRFPQESNLIFHSAFRSRLFLKIHDGCNFRCAYCIVPTLRGPSRSRPLESVLRRARYAASLGYREFVLTGINLSSYGFDLFPRHSLLEAVQGLAEISGVEFIRLSSLDPRYLRYDFIQGLKATGKVCPSFHFSFQSGSNSVLKRMKRGSKVTDYRRILDMFDRLFPDANLGADFITGFPEETEKEHRETVDFISNSSLNYLHVFPYSPRPGTAAARQDPPPSHVVRSRAGELKQINRNLRFAFRESRLGRVLDAVMIEETPNFSMAVTDNYLSVRMPPTRGFKQKRISLRLTRVVNDNLCEGEYVDLPKARIQP from the coding sequence ATCGTGAAATTCTGCGTGGAGTGTTTCGGTTGCCGCGCCAACCAGGCAGAGGTCCAGGAATGGATTCTTGACCTGGAAAAGGCGGGGTACGCTTACACCCACCACCAGGCGGAAGCGGATTTCGGTATACTCAATACCTGCAGCGTCACGGCCAAGGCTGAACGGGATGTATTCCGCGCCGTAAACCGCGCGTTTCGCCGCACCCACATTCCCTGGATCATCGCCGGTTGCAGCGCAACTCATGAAGGAGACAATCTGAAGCGCCTTTTCCCGGGATACATTTTTCTCGATAACAAAGAAAAGGCCGACATGGCCGCGGAGGTCAGGCGCCGCTTTCCTCAGGAGAGCAACCTCATTTTTCACTCCGCTTTTCGTTCCCGCCTGTTTCTGAAGATTCACGACGGCTGCAATTTCCGCTGTGCCTATTGCATCGTCCCCACCCTGAGGGGACCTTCACGCAGCCGGCCCTTGGAGTCCGTGCTGCGGCGCGCCCGCTACGCAGCCTCCCTGGGATACCGTGAATTTGTCTTGACAGGCATCAACCTCTCTTCATACGGATTCGACCTCTTTCCGCGTCACAGTTTATTGGAAGCCGTGCAAGGCCTGGCTGAAATTTCGGGGGTGGAGTTTATCCGCCTGAGCTCACTGGACCCCCGCTACCTGCGCTACGATTTCATCCAGGGCCTGAAAGCCACGGGCAAAGTCTGCCCCAGTTTCCATTTCTCGTTCCAGAGCGGCAGCAATTCCGTATTGAAGCGCATGAAACGGGGATCCAAAGTAACGGATTACCGGCGCATCCTCGACATGTTCGACCGCCTCTTCCCGGACGCCAACCTGGGCGCAGACTTCATTACCGGTTTCCCTGAAGAAACTGAAAAAGAACACCGGGAAACGGTTGATTTCATTTCCAACTCTTCGCTGAACTACCTGCATGTTTTTCCCTATTCGCCCCGGCCGGGAACCGCCGCCGCCCGCCAAGACCCCCCTCCTTCCCACGTGGTTCGCAGCCGGGCGGGAGAACTCAAACAGATCAACCGCAATCTGCGCTTTGCCTTCCGTGAATCCCGGTTGGGGCGGGTACTGGATGCCGTGATGATCGAGGAAACCCCCAATTTCTCCATGGCCGTTACGGACAATTACCTCTCGGTGCGCATGCCACCGACACGGGGTTTTAAGCAGAAGCGCATCAGCCTGCGACTGACGCGGGTGGTTAACGACAACTTGTGTGAGGGTGAGTACGTAGATCTGCCCAAGGCGCGGATTCAACCCTGA